Proteins found in one Agaribacterium sp. ZY112 genomic segment:
- a CDS encoding formylglycine-generating enzyme family protein — protein MEIIIMFKLYIQALSLCFFFSVSLLSWSAPYFIEPALVKIPKGSLSLPHAPGEEKSKVHIPSFMVSKYELTNKEFALFVASTAYSAPTECVHEITGTWYSLGATKGSWSNNALNKKDYDPVTCIGWQAASDYAAWLSQVTGKSYRLLSAHEWAYAASAGLEYPFYHSAKGETDEGEDAAICDYANIAEQSAEREARLHYGALYKTETYNNPTLACDDGVGFVSIVGMYKPNPFGLYDMLGNITEYIKDCEPASDLNSDQTDRREFVCSKVGLKGGSWHWAPWPFERTNYLPINFIGSLEGTRLALDLVGEQSSKSVNVIGKRDKTQPNANGLSLDKQNELFEQGLANAQAEQRLSRMKKR, from the coding sequence GTGGAAATAATCATTATGTTTAAGTTGTATATTCAAGCGCTAAGTCTGTGCTTTTTTTTCAGTGTTAGTCTGTTGTCTTGGTCTGCCCCATATTTTATCGAGCCTGCTTTGGTTAAGATTCCTAAAGGTAGCTTGAGCCTGCCTCATGCACCAGGGGAAGAGAAGTCTAAAGTGCATATCCCTAGTTTTATGGTGTCAAAATATGAGTTAACAAATAAAGAGTTTGCTTTATTTGTAGCGAGCACCGCTTATTCCGCTCCAACTGAGTGTGTACATGAAATTACAGGCACTTGGTACTCCTTGGGGGCAACTAAGGGAAGTTGGTCGAATAACGCGTTGAATAAAAAAGATTATGACCCTGTTACTTGTATTGGTTGGCAGGCTGCAAGCGATTACGCTGCATGGTTGAGCCAGGTTACCGGCAAGTCTTATCGTTTACTGTCGGCACATGAATGGGCCTATGCTGCAAGTGCGGGTTTGGAGTACCCCTTCTATCACAGCGCTAAGGGCGAAACAGATGAAGGGGAAGACGCTGCAATTTGTGACTATGCCAATATTGCAGAGCAAAGCGCGGAGCGTGAAGCCAGGTTACATTATGGCGCGCTCTATAAAACGGAGACTTACAATAACCCAACATTGGCGTGTGATGATGGTGTCGGCTTTGTATCTATTGTTGGTATGTATAAACCAAATCCTTTTGGCCTATACGACATGCTCGGTAATATTACGGAATATATAAAAGATTGTGAGCCGGCTAGTGATCTAAACTCTGATCAAACCGATCGGCGTGAATTTGTTTGCTCTAAAGTGGGGCTGAAAGGGGGGAGTTGGCACTGGGCTCCTTGGCCTTTTGAACGCACTAATTATTTGCCAATTAATTTTATAGGCTCACTGGAGGGGACGCGATTGGCTCTTGATTTAGTTGGTGAGCAAAGTAGCAAGTCAGTGAATGTGATAGGTAAGCGTGATAAAACTCAGCCTAATGCTAATGGATTAAGTTTAGATAAACAGAATGAGCTTTTTGAGCAAGGTCTAGCTAATGCTCAGGCAGAGCAGCGCTTAAGTCGTATGAAAAAACGCTAA